From Streptomyces sp. NBC_00775, one genomic window encodes:
- a CDS encoding ABC transporter substrate-binding protein has protein sequence MSRPIRTMTAAVAALLLATTACNSASGGGSSDKAGSSVRGVTDDSIKVGGIVSMTTATGYSKKDTDLGAKARFDRANAEGGVNGRKIDYLGAEDDGQDPAKNLAAARKLVQQDKVFAIAPMSSTTFSGSDFLQQQKVPTFGWGTLPSFCGPTYIYGFGGCMVPMPGGTISQTWPEGLKQVTGGSQGRSVAILANDSDAGTFAIRTYKQSFASAGYTVTFAKSSVPAGTVPSDWSAYTKEILRSNGGKAPDAVVSVMQTPYNIGLFTALKRAGYDGVLTDPTDYDPSLLAKSATKQALDGVHILLSFQPFEQDSAAMRQFKEDIKKAAGKDVPLNMHMMTGYMSADLFLAIAEKAGKDLTVASFQKAAGAFSDTGTMVGDRAEPKGQKQSFGCGALVQLKGGKYVVSAPFTCYPPIPFK, from the coding sequence GTGTCGCGCCCGATTCGCACCATGACCGCCGCCGTGGCCGCGCTGCTGCTCGCCACCACCGCCTGCAACTCGGCTTCCGGCGGCGGCAGTTCGGACAAGGCGGGAAGCTCCGTACGCGGGGTGACCGACGACTCCATCAAGGTCGGCGGGATCGTCTCGATGACGACCGCCACCGGGTACTCGAAAAAGGACACCGACCTCGGCGCGAAGGCCCGCTTCGACCGGGCGAACGCGGAGGGTGGGGTCAACGGCCGCAAGATCGACTACCTCGGCGCCGAGGACGACGGCCAGGATCCGGCCAAGAACCTCGCGGCGGCACGCAAACTCGTTCAGCAGGACAAGGTGTTCGCGATCGCGCCGATGAGTTCGACGACCTTCTCGGGCTCGGACTTCCTCCAGCAGCAGAAGGTGCCGACCTTCGGCTGGGGCACCCTGCCCTCCTTCTGCGGGCCCACCTACATCTACGGCTTCGGCGGGTGCATGGTGCCGATGCCCGGCGGCACCATCTCGCAGACCTGGCCGGAAGGGCTCAAGCAGGTGACGGGCGGCTCGCAGGGAAGGTCCGTGGCGATCCTGGCCAACGACAGCGACGCCGGCACCTTCGCCATCCGCACCTACAAGCAGAGCTTCGCCTCGGCGGGCTACACGGTGACGTTCGCGAAGTCCTCCGTCCCCGCGGGCACCGTACCGAGCGACTGGTCGGCGTACACGAAGGAGATCCTGCGCAGCAACGGCGGCAAGGCCCCCGACGCCGTGGTCTCCGTGATGCAGACCCCGTACAACATCGGCCTGTTCACCGCGCTCAAGCGCGCCGGGTACGACGGTGTGCTCACCGATCCCACCGACTACGACCCCTCGCTGCTCGCCAAGAGCGCGACGAAGCAGGCGCTCGACGGGGTGCACATCCTGCTGTCGTTCCAGCCGTTCGAGCAGGACAGCGCGGCGATGCGGCAGTTCAAGGAGGACATCAAGAAGGCGGCCGGGAAGGATGTCCCGCTCAATATGCACATGATGACCGGGTACATGTCCGCCGACCTCTTCCTCGCCATCGCCGAGAAGGCGGGCAAGGACCTGACGGTGGCGTCCTTCCAGAAGGCGGCGGGAGCGTTCTCCGACACGGGCACGATGGTCGGCGACCGCGCCGAGCCCAAGGGGCAGAAGCAGTCGTTCGGCTGCGGGGCGCTCGTCCAGCTCAAGGGCGGAAAGTACGTCGTGTCGGCGCCCTTCACGTGCTACCCGCCCATTCCCTTCAAGTAG
- a CDS encoding bile acid:sodium symporter family protein yields MKRLQWPSWMPIDPYILLLLGTVGLAALLPARGTGADVASGASTAAIAFLFFLYGARLSTREAMEGLKHWRLHGTVLACTFVIFPLLGLAARGLEPVFLTHNLYTGLLFLTLVPSTIQSSIAFTSIARGNVPAAICAGSFSSLAGIVITPLLAAALLGNSGGGFSADSLVKIVLQLLVPFMAGQVLRPWIGGFITRHKKVLGYVDRGSILLVVYTAFSEGMVQGIWHQVSPVRLAGLLVVEAVLLAVMLALTWYGSKALNFHREDRIAIQFAGSKKSLASGLPMASVLFGAHASLAVLPLMLFHQMQLMVCAVIAKRRAHDPEAAEAAEAATTPVPPAAESRISVGTGTRSG; encoded by the coding sequence GTGAAACGCCTGCAGTGGCCGAGTTGGATGCCGATCGACCCGTACATCCTGCTGTTGCTCGGGACAGTGGGCCTCGCGGCCCTCCTCCCGGCGCGGGGTACGGGCGCCGACGTGGCGTCCGGCGCCTCCACGGCCGCGATCGCCTTCCTCTTCTTCCTCTACGGGGCCCGGCTCTCCACCCGTGAGGCGATGGAGGGGCTCAAGCACTGGCGGCTCCACGGCACGGTCCTGGCCTGCACCTTCGTCATCTTCCCGCTGCTCGGCCTGGCCGCGCGCGGCCTTGAGCCGGTGTTCCTCACGCACAACCTCTACACCGGCCTCCTCTTCCTGACGCTCGTCCCGTCGACCATCCAGTCGTCGATCGCGTTCACGTCGATAGCGCGCGGCAACGTGCCCGCCGCGATCTGCGCGGGCTCCTTCTCCTCCCTCGCGGGCATCGTCATCACCCCGCTGCTCGCGGCGGCCCTGCTCGGCAACAGCGGCGGCGGTTTCTCCGCCGACTCACTCGTCAAGATCGTGCTCCAGCTGCTGGTGCCGTTCATGGCCGGGCAGGTGCTGCGCCCCTGGATCGGCGGGTTCATCACCCGCCACAAGAAGGTCCTCGGATACGTCGACCGCGGCTCGATCCTGCTCGTCGTCTACACCGCGTTCAGCGAGGGCATGGTGCAGGGCATCTGGCACCAGGTCAGCCCTGTCAGGCTGGCCGGACTCCTGGTCGTCGAGGCCGTGCTGCTGGCCGTGATGCTCGCGCTCACCTGGTACGGCTCGAAGGCCCTGAACTTCCACCGGGAGGACCGGATCGCGATCCAGTTCGCCGGGTCGAAGAAGTCCCTCGCCTCCGGACTCCCCATGGCCAGCGTGCTGTTCGGCGCGCACGCCTCGCTCGCCGTGCTCCCGCTGATGCTCTTCCACCAGATGCAGCTCATGGTGTGCGCGGTCATCGCCAAGCGCCGCGCCCACGACCCCGAGGCGGCCGAGGCCGCCGAAGCGGCTACGACCCCGGTCCCCCCAGCCGCAGAGTCACGAATCTCGGTCGGTACAGGGACACGTTCCGGCTGA
- a CDS encoding DUF4185 domain-containing protein, with the protein MPDDARARRQNQTGLGILLALVCAAVLLTALPDHDREGGDACTARTPRSWSADARLTGEFARYGDDASRTDDWTGGDGTHSVRLPDGRVLWLFSDTYLGLVHGPPNPVGESYAWRDVSAPLVRNSAVVMSREGGLESTLPAPVFPDPGPQQWRWPVAARVEPRSPGSSEKVVRVLLWTRTAGQAPWIYGVPTATEVATLSLPDLRLEGISTVLDQRLVADTSRRVLFGTSMVDAGEWTYVFGGDDGQAASRPVSKAYVARVPRGRLAEPGAWEYWDGSGWAVRARPAPVLGDGQRTGVGSAFTVVRDGGTYVLFTMAAGTAGLTTITSYWACSPTGPWHGPTRGFSPSLPQGDVAAYNPQVHAELSDGDRLVLSYDVNWLDATGASAQTNLSRNVSLYRPRFVTLRLGGPGS; encoded by the coding sequence GTGCCCGACGACGCACGAGCACGACGGCAGAACCAGACCGGGCTCGGCATCCTGCTGGCCCTGGTCTGCGCGGCCGTGCTGCTCACCGCCCTTCCGGACCACGACCGGGAGGGCGGCGACGCGTGCACGGCCCGTACGCCCAGGTCCTGGTCCGCCGACGCGAGGCTCACCGGCGAGTTCGCCCGGTACGGGGACGACGCCTCCCGCACCGACGACTGGACCGGCGGCGACGGCACCCACTCGGTGCGGCTGCCGGACGGGCGGGTGCTGTGGCTGTTCTCGGACACCTATCTCGGCCTGGTGCACGGGCCGCCGAACCCGGTCGGCGAGTCGTACGCCTGGCGTGACGTGAGCGCGCCCCTGGTGCGCAACTCGGCTGTCGTGATGTCCCGCGAGGGCGGTCTTGAGTCCACGCTTCCCGCGCCCGTGTTCCCGGACCCGGGGCCGCAGCAGTGGCGCTGGCCGGTCGCGGCCCGCGTCGAGCCCCGCTCCCCCGGCTCGTCGGAGAAGGTCGTACGCGTCCTGTTGTGGACCCGCACGGCGGGCCAGGCCCCCTGGATCTACGGCGTGCCCACCGCCACCGAGGTCGCCACGCTCTCCCTGCCCGACCTGCGCCTCGAAGGCATCAGCACGGTCCTCGACCAGCGGCTTGTCGCGGACACCTCCCGGCGCGTGCTGTTCGGCACCTCGATGGTCGACGCGGGCGAGTGGACGTACGTCTTCGGCGGTGACGACGGTCAGGCCGCCTCGCGTCCCGTCTCGAAAGCGTACGTCGCGCGGGTGCCGCGCGGCAGGCTCGCCGAGCCGGGGGCCTGGGAGTACTGGGACGGCTCGGGGTGGGCGGTGCGGGCGCGTCCGGCGCCGGTGCTCGGGGACGGGCAGCGTACGGGTGTGGGCAGCGCGTTCACGGTGGTGCGCGACGGCGGCACCTACGTCCTGTTCACCATGGCCGCCGGCACCGCGGGGCTGACGACCATCACGTCGTACTGGGCGTGCTCGCCGACCGGGCCCTGGCACGGGCCCACCCGCGGCTTCAGCCCGTCGCTCCCGCAGGGCGACGTGGCGGCGTACAACCCGCAGGTCCACGCGGAGCTGAGCGACGGGGACCGGCTCGTGCTCAGCTACGACGTCAACTGGCTGGACGCGACGGGTGCCTCGGCGCAGACGAACCTCAGCCGGAACGTGTCCCTGTACCGACCGAGATTCGTGACTCTGCGGCTGGGGGGACCGGGGTCGTAG
- a CDS encoding MFS transporter translates to MRTWGPLTAVCLGTFMLLLDVTIAVVALPDMARALHASLSDLQWVIDGYALALAALLLGIGAAADILGRRRVHVAGVVLFAVASLLCGLASGPGMLVAARGLQGVGAAAMFATTLPLLGSVYQGRQRSAALGVWGAVSGGAAAVGPVLGGLLTEGPGWRWIFFVNLPVSVASVWLTLRVVPESRGPRGMRVDWAGTAAFACFAGATTYGVVKAGAEGWGSTVPAVSFAVAALALAAFVAVERRAAYPLLDLSLLRKPAFIGVMTGALAFNGVAFGVLPYVSIWMQTVLGMSPVRGGLTLLPLTGASVVVAILAGKLLHGVPARLTIGGGLLLIGSGALCQAVLDAGASWTVLVPGLVLVGIGTGFVSPAIAGAALAAVPPERAGMAGGAVNTVRQLGYALGVAVFGTVLTSRMQDTLSHDAAHTLAGGGAGALRGNLSEHALRAAFASGLNTATLAAGVTGMIAGALVLTLVRTPRPATPSPAAEPVKEAAGPRS, encoded by the coding sequence ATGCGTACATGGGGGCCGCTCACGGCGGTGTGCCTGGGGACGTTCATGCTGTTGCTGGACGTGACGATCGCCGTCGTCGCGTTGCCGGACATGGCACGGGCGCTGCACGCGTCGCTGAGTGATCTGCAGTGGGTGATCGACGGGTACGCGCTCGCGCTCGCCGCACTGCTGCTGGGCATCGGGGCGGCGGCCGACATCCTCGGCAGGCGCCGGGTGCATGTGGCGGGCGTCGTGCTGTTCGCGGTGGCGTCGCTGCTGTGCGGGCTCGCGTCGGGGCCCGGGATGCTGGTGGCCGCGCGGGGGCTGCAAGGTGTGGGCGCGGCGGCGATGTTCGCGACGACGCTGCCTCTGCTGGGCTCGGTCTACCAGGGACGCCAGCGGTCGGCGGCGCTCGGGGTGTGGGGCGCGGTGAGCGGCGGTGCGGCGGCCGTCGGACCCGTGCTCGGCGGGCTGCTCACCGAAGGACCCGGCTGGCGGTGGATCTTCTTCGTGAACCTGCCGGTGAGCGTGGCGTCGGTGTGGCTGACGCTGAGGGTGGTGCCGGAGTCGCGCGGTCCGCGCGGGATGCGCGTCGACTGGGCGGGCACGGCGGCGTTCGCCTGCTTCGCGGGGGCGACGACGTATGGAGTGGTGAAGGCCGGGGCGGAGGGCTGGGGTTCGACGGTGCCGGCGGTGTCCTTCGCCGTGGCGGCGCTCGCGCTCGCCGCCTTCGTCGCCGTCGAGCGTCGGGCGGCGTATCCGCTGCTGGACCTGTCGCTGCTGCGCAAGCCGGCGTTCATCGGTGTGATGACGGGCGCGCTGGCCTTCAACGGGGTGGCGTTCGGAGTGCTGCCGTACGTCTCGATCTGGATGCAGACGGTGCTGGGCATGAGTCCGGTGCGCGGCGGCCTCACCCTGCTGCCGCTGACCGGCGCGTCGGTGGTGGTCGCGATCCTCGCCGGGAAGCTGCTGCACGGGGTTCCGGCGCGGCTGACGATAGGCGGCGGGCTGCTGCTGATCGGCTCGGGCGCCCTGTGCCAGGCCGTACTGGACGCGGGCGCGAGCTGGACGGTGCTGGTGCCGGGCCTGGTGCTGGTGGGGATCGGCACCGGGTTCGTCTCCCCCGCGATCGCGGGCGCCGCGCTCGCCGCGGTACCGCCGGAGCGGGCGGGCATGGCGGGCGGCGCGGTCAACACGGTCCGCCAGCTCGGGTACGCGCTCGGGGTGGCCGTCTTCGGCACGGTCCTGACCTCCCGTATGCAGGACACGCTGTCGCACGACGCGGCCCACACCCTGGCGGGCGGCGGCGCGGGCGCGCTGCGCGGAAACCTCTCCGAACACGCCCTGCGGGCCGCGTTCGCGTCGGGGCTGAACACGGCGACGCTGGCCGCGGGCGTGACGGGGATGATCGCCGGTGCGCTGGTGCTGACGCTGGTACGGACACCGCGGCCGGCGACGCCGAGCCCGGCGGCCGAGCCGGTCAAGGAGGCGGCCGGGCCCCGGAGTTGA
- a CDS encoding Lrp/AsnC family transcriptional regulator, translating to MEMESHTFDKLDLQLLAALEANGRASFSRIAEVLGVSDQTIARRFRRLCAEGGLRVVAVRDAQRLGQDHWMLRLRCAPDSAEAIAEALAKRPDTAWIGLASGGTEVVCMTRPRSPGDHDDLLLGKLPRTPSIMEIRAHQLLYRFYGGPNGWLGKFATLTDDQIDALRPELPPATGPARIDPEDEPLVAALERDGRATYPELQRATGRSESAVKRRLAGLIASGALYIDVEYQSEILGYALAACLWITAAPAALHSVGEALATHDEIAFASATAGPSNIVVTAVARDTAGLYAYLSGRLGSLEGVQYVETTPFLRRVKQLTYTKAPR from the coding sequence ATGGAGATGGAATCCCACACCTTCGACAAGCTGGATCTCCAGCTGCTGGCCGCGCTGGAGGCGAACGGCCGGGCGTCCTTCAGCCGGATCGCGGAGGTGCTCGGGGTCTCCGACCAGACGATCGCGCGGCGCTTCCGCAGGCTGTGCGCCGAGGGCGGGCTTCGCGTCGTCGCCGTCCGCGACGCCCAACGGCTCGGCCAGGACCACTGGATGCTGCGGCTGCGCTGCGCGCCCGACAGCGCCGAGGCCATCGCGGAGGCGCTGGCCAAGCGCCCCGACACCGCCTGGATCGGGCTCGCTTCGGGCGGTACCGAGGTGGTCTGCATGACGCGCCCCCGCAGCCCCGGTGACCACGACGACCTGCTGCTCGGCAAGCTCCCGCGCACCCCGAGCATCATGGAGATCCGCGCCCACCAACTGCTGTACCGCTTCTACGGCGGACCCAACGGCTGGCTCGGCAAATTCGCCACGCTGACGGACGATCAGATCGACGCGCTGCGCCCCGAGTTGCCCCCGGCGACCGGCCCCGCCCGGATCGACCCCGAGGACGAGCCGCTGGTCGCCGCCCTCGAACGCGACGGGCGCGCCACCTACCCCGAGCTGCAACGCGCCACCGGCCGCTCCGAGTCCGCCGTCAAACGCCGGCTGGCCGGGCTGATCGCCTCCGGCGCCCTGTACATCGACGTCGAGTACCAGTCCGAGATCCTCGGTTACGCCCTCGCCGCCTGTCTGTGGATCACGGCCGCGCCCGCCGCCCTGCACTCCGTCGGCGAGGCCCTGGCCACCCACGACGAGATCGCCTTCGCCTCCGCGACGGCGGGCCCCTCCAACATCGTCGTGACCGCCGTCGCCCGCGACACGGCCGGCCTCTACGCCTACCTGAGCGGCCGCCTCGGCAGCCTCGAAGGCGTCCAGTACGTCGAGACGACACCGTTCCTGCGCCGGGTCAAGCAACTCACCTACACGAAGGCGCCGCGCTAG
- a CDS encoding AMP-dependent synthetase/ligase, translated as MREFTNPPLASAPPVGGLADVVFDHAQEDPLRIALGRKDEQDQWRDVTSAEFRDEVLALAKGLLAQGIRFGDRVAIMCRTRYEWTLFDFALWTIGAQVVPVYPTSSAEQVFWMLHDAQVSAVMVEHEDHAMTIATVVERLPQLHKLWQLDVGAVQELYEAGAHIDDEVVHRHRRAVTPESTATIIYTSGTTGRPKGCVISHANFMFEADTVIARWEPVFHSKRGDEAATLLFLPLAHVFGRMVQVAAIRGKVKFGHQPQLNAAALLPDLAAFQPTFFLAVPYIFEKVFNAARRKAEKEGRSGPFEKAVEVAVRYADAVEEKAWGIGPGPSASLRMQHQLFDKLVYSKVRAAMGGRVKHAMSGGSAMDRRLGLFFAGAGVFIYEGYGLTESTAAATANPPERTRFGSVGQAIPGTTVHIADDGEIWLRGENVFQGYLNNQKATDATLHDGWLATGDLGSLDEDGYLTITGRKKEILVTSGGKSVSPGILEERVRDHPLVAQCIVVGNDRPYIAALVTLDSEAVEHWLQMRGKPQLSPVDLVRDTDLETEVRRAVVAANTLVSQAESIRTFRILAHQFTEEHGLLTPSLKLKRKAIEKAYSAEVEALYRA; from the coding sequence TTGCGCGAGTTCACCAACCCTCCGTTGGCGTCGGCGCCGCCGGTGGGCGGCTTGGCCGACGTCGTCTTCGACCATGCCCAGGAGGACCCGCTGCGCATCGCCCTCGGCCGCAAGGACGAACAGGACCAGTGGCGCGACGTGACGTCCGCCGAGTTCCGCGACGAGGTGCTCGCACTCGCCAAGGGTCTGCTCGCCCAGGGGATCCGGTTCGGGGACCGGGTCGCGATCATGTGCCGTACGCGCTACGAGTGGACACTCTTCGACTTCGCGCTGTGGACGATCGGCGCCCAGGTCGTCCCCGTGTACCCGACCTCCTCCGCCGAACAGGTCTTCTGGATGCTGCACGACGCCCAGGTGTCGGCGGTGATGGTGGAGCACGAGGACCACGCGATGACGATCGCCACGGTCGTCGAGCGGCTGCCGCAGCTGCACAAGCTGTGGCAGCTCGACGTGGGCGCCGTCCAGGAGCTGTACGAGGCGGGCGCGCACATCGACGACGAGGTGGTCCACCGGCACCGGCGCGCGGTCACGCCCGAGTCGACCGCGACGATCATCTACACCTCCGGCACCACCGGGCGCCCCAAGGGCTGTGTCATCTCGCACGCCAACTTCATGTTCGAGGCGGACACCGTCATCGCCCGCTGGGAGCCCGTCTTCCACTCCAAGCGGGGCGACGAGGCGGCCACGCTGCTGTTCCTGCCGCTCGCCCACGTCTTCGGGCGGATGGTGCAGGTCGCGGCGATCCGCGGGAAGGTCAAGTTCGGGCACCAGCCGCAGCTGAACGCGGCCGCCCTGCTGCCGGACCTGGCCGCCTTCCAGCCGACGTTCTTCCTGGCGGTGCCGTACATCTTCGAGAAGGTCTTCAACGCGGCCCGCCGCAAGGCCGAGAAGGAGGGCAGGTCGGGCCCCTTCGAGAAGGCCGTCGAGGTCGCCGTGCGCTACGCGGACGCGGTCGAGGAGAAGGCCTGGGGCATCGGGCCCGGCCCCTCGGCGAGCCTGCGCATGCAGCACCAGCTCTTCGACAAGCTCGTCTACTCCAAGGTGCGCGCCGCGATGGGCGGCCGGGTCAAGCACGCGATGTCGGGCGGCTCGGCGATGGACCGGCGGCTCGGGCTGTTCTTCGCGGGCGCGGGCGTCTTCATCTACGAGGGGTACGGGCTCACCGAGTCCACGGCGGCCGCGACCGCCAATCCGCCCGAGCGCACCCGGTTCGGCTCCGTCGGCCAGGCGATCCCGGGCACCACGGTGCACATCGCGGACGACGGGGAGATCTGGCTGCGCGGCGAGAACGTCTTCCAGGGGTACCTCAACAACCAGAAGGCGACCGACGCGACCCTGCACGACGGCTGGCTCGCCACGGGCGACCTGGGCTCCCTCGACGAAGACGGTTATCTCACCATCACCGGGCGCAAGAAGGAGATCCTGGTGACCTCCGGCGGCAAGAGCGTCTCGCCGGGGATCCTGGAGGAGCGGGTGCGCGACCATCCGCTGGTCGCCCAGTGCATCGTGGTCGGCAACGACCGGCCGTACATCGCGGCGCTCGTCACCCTCGACTCCGAGGCCGTCGAGCACTGGCTCCAGATGCGCGGCAAGCCGCAGCTGTCCCCCGTCGATCTGGTGCGTGACACCGATCTGGAGACCGAGGTGCGGCGGGCGGTGGTGGCCGCGAACACGCTGGTCTCGCAGGCCGAGTCGATCCGTACGTTCCGGATACTGGCCCACCAGTTCACCGAGGAACACGGGCTGCTGACGCCTTCGCTGAAGCTGAAGCGGAAGGCGATCGAGAAGGCGTACTCGGCGGAGGTCGAGGCGCTGTACCGGGCGTGA
- a CDS encoding LysR substrate-binding domain-containing protein produces the protein MYDPSQLRTFLAVAQTLSFTQAARRLGLRQSTVSQHVRRLEDACGRQLFARDTHSVELTEDGEAMLGFARRILEVQEQATAFFTGTRLRGRLRFGASEDFVLTRLPEILEGFRYDHPEVDLELTVELSGTLHEQLAAGKLDLVLAKRRPEDPRGELVWHDSLVWIGAERLRLDPDRPVPLIVYPPPGITRALALEALERQGRPWRIACTSGSLNGLIAAARAGLGVMAHSRGFVPPGLVQVPERAGLPELGEVDFVLVHGRRRTSAQEAADALAAAILGAGDRLHRGQRG, from the coding sequence ATGTACGACCCTTCGCAGCTGCGTACGTTCCTGGCGGTGGCCCAGACCCTGAGCTTCACCCAGGCCGCCCGCCGGCTCGGACTGCGTCAGTCCACCGTCAGCCAGCATGTGCGCCGCCTTGAGGACGCCTGCGGACGCCAGCTCTTCGCCCGGGACACGCACTCCGTGGAGCTGACGGAGGACGGCGAGGCGATGCTCGGCTTCGCGCGCCGGATCCTGGAGGTGCAGGAGCAGGCGACGGCGTTCTTCACGGGGACGCGGCTGCGCGGCCGGCTGCGCTTCGGCGCGTCCGAGGACTTCGTTCTGACCCGGCTGCCGGAAATCTTGGAGGGCTTCCGGTACGACCATCCCGAGGTGGACCTGGAGCTGACGGTCGAGCTGTCCGGCACGCTCCACGAGCAGCTCGCGGCGGGAAAGCTCGACCTGGTGCTGGCCAAGCGGCGGCCCGAGGACCCGCGCGGGGAGCTGGTCTGGCACGACAGCCTGGTGTGGATCGGCGCGGAACGGCTGCGTCTGGACCCCGACCGCCCGGTCCCCCTGATCGTCTACCCGCCCCCGGGCATCACCCGCGCCCTCGCCCTCGAAGCCCTGGAGCGCCAGGGCCGGCCGTGGCGCATCGCCTGCACCAGCGGCAGCCTCAACGGCCTCATCGCCGCCGCCCGCGCGGGCCTGGGCGTCATGGCCCACTCACGGGGATTCGTCCCGCCGGGGCTGGTCCAGGTGCCGGAGCGGGCGGGGCTGCCGGAACTCGGCGAGGTCGACTTCGTCCTGGTGCACGGACGGCGGCGTACGTCCGCGCAGGAGGCGGCGGACGCACTGGCGGCGGCGATCCTCGGGGCCGGGGACCGGCTGCATCGTGGACAACGGGGCTAA